One Xiphophorus hellerii strain 12219 chromosome 1, Xiphophorus_hellerii-4.1, whole genome shotgun sequence DNA segment encodes these proteins:
- the LOC116723515 gene encoding transcription factor-like 5 protein, whose product MSSLHPVYKTLHTSSSEHTSDVIGLIWSQGACGTQSQGLTTSSEFDLTEMSDFDYSHLQHLNQSQVEPGLSDDSDTSPSSAIVAVQNATCSTGISPNTSSQAIDLSTSTSNDDHNLVMPGEKTPVFYGEVPSFVLARIRGEESPIKVTVKEEFSKNRSISAARVCLEKRFNSMCADTTMQPDSHSAVLSNLLTVFEHSAEAQEASTHPQTQKWVKADRANSFKLSSSHVGGVFEPITNVFGQVIAHMAEPNIHQGLIMPPSFSFSFHPETSVIKTVYADSSNPREEQELMFTEKDVVPHAVYRGHCSSLCPEPPKAAKTAPKPSKKSRRGGCKRARSSLSLTQRKEKHNSKERERRKRIRSCCDELNTMVPFCDSNTDKVTTLQWTTAYLRYIKKMYGDSFKEEFQKVFNNERERFLKSSPSPGKPSNPKKDKTLSTSLAAEQ is encoded by the exons ATGTCATCCCTTCACCCAGTTTATAAAACTCTTCATACATCATCAAGTGAACACACCTCTGATGTCATCGGTTTGATTTGGAGCCAAGGTGCATGCGGGACCCAGAGTCAGGGGCTGACAACTAGCTCAGAGTTTGATCTAACAGAGATGTCAGATTTTGATTACTCTCACCTTCAGCACCTCAACCAGTCGCAAGTGGAGCCTGGGCTTTCAGACGACTCTGATACCAGTCCATCTTCAGCTATAGTAGCAGTTCAAAATGCCACTTGTTCTACAGGGATTTCCCCCAACACGTCTAGTCAAGCCATTGACTTGTCAACTTCAACCTCAAATGATGACCACAATCTGGTAATGCCAGGGGAAAAGACTCCTGTGTTTTATGGTGAGGTTCCAAGTTTTGTGCTGGCCAGAATCAGAGGTGAAGAAAGCCCAATCAAGGTGACCGTCAAAGAGGAGTTTTCCAAGAACCGATCCATATCAGCTGCAAGAGTGTGTCTGGAGAAAAGATTCAACAGCATGTGTGCCGACACCACAATGCAGCCAGATAGCCACTCTGCTGTTCTCAGCAA TCTTTTGACAGTATTTGAACACTCAGCAGAGGCTCAAGAGGCATCCACACATCCTCAAACACAAAAGTGGGTGAAAGCTGACCGAGCAAATTCTTTTAAGCTCTCTAGCTCTCATGTCGGAGGTGTTTTCGAACCGATAACCAATGTCTTTGGGCAG GTTATTGCACACATGGCTGAGCCCAACATACATCAGGGTTTAATAATGCCCCCcagtttttcatttagctttcaCCCTGAGACCTCTGTGATAAAAACCGTCTACGCTGACAGCAGCAACCCCAGAGAAGAGCAGGAGTTGATGTTCACTGAAA AGGATGTGGTGCCACATGCTGTTTACAGAGGGCATTGCAGCAGCTTGTGCCCTGAACCTCCCAAAGCTGCTAAAACTGCTCCAAAACCATCCAAGAAGTCCAGGAGGGGCGGCTGCAAAAGAGCCCGATCTTCATTGTCACTGACCCAACGCAAGGAGAAACACAACAGCAAAGAGAGGGAGCGCAG GAAGAGGATCCGCTCCTGCTGTGATGAGCTGAACACCATGGTGCCATTCTGTGACTCGAACACAGACAAAGTCACGACGCTGCAGTGGACCACAGCTTATCTAAGATACATCAAGAAAATGTATGGAGACAGCTTCAAGGAG GAGTTTCAGAAGGTCTTCaataatgagagagagaggtttTTAAAGTCCAGCCCCTCTCCAGGTAAACCATCCAACCCAAAGAAAGACaagacactgagcacttctCTTGCAGCTGAGCAATGA